The proteins below are encoded in one region of Labeo rohita strain BAU-BD-2019 chromosome 15, IGBB_LRoh.1.0, whole genome shotgun sequence:
- the lypc gene encoding sperm acrosome membrane-associated protein 4-like, with amino-acid sequence MSQIFRFILFFCLLPSVVPLFCYTCVFPSISPLDCLKFPTRCPPGQLCLSSKAVGQRGDFQVVLYEKSCVLPALCGLTGEKFAMGLNFTFTNDCCDTLLCNGVSTSFAFIWSSTLLSLLLTLFYSQ; translated from the exons ATGTCTCAGATTTTTAGATTCATTCTCTTCTTTTGTCTTCTGCCATCTGTGG TTCCTCTGTTCTGTTATACATGTGTTTTTCCTTCTATCTCACCACTGGATTGTCTGAAGTTCCCTACCAGGTGTCCACCGGGTCAGCTCTGTCTTTCTAGCAAAGCTGTAGGACAGCGtg GGGACTTTCAGGTCGTCTTGTATGAAAAGAGCTGTGTTCTTCCTGCTCTGTGTGGACTAACAGGAGAGAAGTTTGCAATGGGTTTGAACTTCACTTTCACCAATGATTGCTGTGATACTCTTCTCTGCAATGGTGTCTCAACCAGTTTTGCTTTCATCTGGTCCAGCACCCTGCTCTCACTACTTCTGACATTGTTTTATTCACAGTAA